The following nucleotide sequence is from Mesorhizobium sp. J8.
CTATCGCGCCCGCGCCGCCGCGCTGTCGCAGATTCCGACCTCGACGGGTGCCGCCAAGGCGATCGGCCTGGTGCTGCCCGACCTCAAGGGCAAGCTCGACGGCATCTCGATCCGCGTGCCGACCCCGAACGTGTCGGTCGTCGACTTCAAGTTCATCGCCAAGCGCTCGACCACCGCGCAGGAGATCAACGAAGCTTTGATCGCCGCCTCCAAGGGCAAGCTGAAGGGCATCCTTTCGGTCACCCACCACCCGAACGTGTCGATCGACTTCAACCACGATCCGCATTCCTCGATCGCGGCGCTCGACCAGACCAAGGTCATGGACGGCAACTTCGTTTCGGTCCTGTCGTGGTACGACAACGAATGGGGCTTCTCGAACCGCATGGGCGACACCGCCGTCGCCTTCGGCAAGACCATCGCCTGATCGAACGCCCGCTAAGCGGTTTGAAACGCCCGGCTTGACCGGGCGTTTTTTATTGGCCGCCGAGCCAAAAACCACGCTGTCGCCTTGCACTGGTCATGTCTTCGCCCCACTCTCCCGTAAATCGACCAATGAGAGGGACTTGAGGGGCGCTGGCGGATGGAGCATGCGATATATCTCGTGACGCTGGTCGGCACGGCGCTCATCGTCGCCGCCGCGTTTTCGAGCCTGATCGCCTTCCGCTTCGGCGCTCCCTTGCTGCTCCTCTTCCTCTGCATCGGCCTTGCCACCGGCGTCGACGGCCTCGGCATCGAATTCGACAACGCCCGCTTGGCTTATTTTGCCGGCTCACTGGCCCTGGCCATCATCCTGTTCGATTCCGGTTTCGGCACGCCGCTCAACGCGCTGCGTCAGGCGGCCGGACCGGCGCTGTCGCTGGCCACGATCGGCGTCATCCTCACCACCGGCATTTTTGGCGTGGCCGCCTATTATCTGCTCGGTCTCAACTGGCTGGAATCCTCGCTGCTCGGCGCGGCCGTCGCCTCGACCGATGCGGCGGCCGTGTTCTTCCTGCTGCGCGCCGGCGAAATCCATCTGCGCGAGCGTGTGCGTTCGACGCTCGAAGTGGAATCCGGCACCAACGACCCGATCGCCATCTTCCTCACCATCACTTTGGTCGAGATCATCGCCGCGCACGCCAACCCCGAAGCCAACGTGCTGGCCACCAACCTTCTGCTCGGCTTCCTCGCCAATATGGGGGTCGGCGCCATCGTCGGCGTGCTCGGCGGTTTCGGCATCGTCCGCCTCGTCGAGCGGCTGAACCTCGACCATGGACTGCTGCCGATCTTCGTGCTGACGCTCTCGCTGATGGTGTTCGCGGCAGCCGGCGCCATCGGCGGCTCGGGCTTCCTCGCCGTCTACCTTGCCGGGCTGATCGCCGGCAATTCCGACATCCGCGCCGTCACCATCCTGAAGCGCTTCCAGGACGGCATGTCGTGGCTGGCGCAGATCATCATGTTCCTGATCCTCGGCCTGTTCGCCACGCCCTCGCAGTTCCCGGCGATCCTGGTCCCGGCGGTCCTGCTCGGTCTGTTCCTGATCTTCGTGGCGCGGCCCTTGGCCGTCTGGCTCTGCCTGATCCCGTTCCGCCTGCCGCGCCCGGAGGTCGCCTTCGTCTCCTGGGTCGGCCTGCGCGGCGCGGTCTCGATCCTGCTTGCCATCACGCCGCTGCTCGGTGGGATCGAGCACGGCCGGCTGATCTTCAACGCCGCCTTCATCATCGTACTCGTGTCGCTGGTGGTGCAGGGCTGGACCGTCGGTCCGCTGGCACGGCGTCTTGGTCTGATCGTGCCGGCCCGTCTCGGGCCGCTGGACAAGGTCGAGCTCGAACTGCCGGGCTCGGCCCATCACGAGCTGCTTGCCTATCGCGTCGCGCCCGGCAGCCCGGTGGCGCGTGGCGAGCGCATCCCACGCTGGGCAAGGCCCTCGCTGGTGCTGCGCGACGGCCGCTCCATGCGCTTCCAGGACATGGGCCGGCTGGCAGCCGGCGATCAGGTCTACATCTTCGTGCCGGACCGCTACCCGCGCCTTCTCGACAAGCTTTTCGCCAGCCGCGCCGTGGTCGATCCGGAGGACGCCGACTTCTTCGGCGCCTTCGCCGTCGATCCTGCCCGCTCGGCCGCGGAGCTGGAAGCCGCTTATGCGCCGGGCCTGACGGAGGCCGAACAGAAGCTCACGGTCGCGGCGCTCGTTACCGAGCGGCTCGGCGGCCGCCCCGAATATGCCGACCGCGTGGTGATCGGCCCGATCGAGCTGATCGTGCGCGATGTCGACGAGAAAGGCAGGATCACCGGGCTCGGCCTGTCCTTCGAGCCGACCGCGCCGGTCGCGCGCGTGCCGGTCTTCCTGAGCGCCGGCGAGATCGCCGACCGCATAGCCGCCATGATCCGCAACTGGCGCAAGCCGGCGCAACAACAGGCGGCCGAGGGCGTGCCGATCGACACTCAGGGGCCGGCACCGGACGGGCAGAAGGCAACCGGGGAGGGCTGATGTCTCACGCCGACATCATTTTTGCGCGCCCGCCCTCCACGCAGCGCTTGCATCGTCCCCGGCGCCGGGTAAGGTCGCCGCGCTTTTTCGCGGAAAGGAACGACCATGGCCGGCTTCAAGACACTCGATGATATCGGCGCCGTCAGCGGCAAGCGGGTGCTGGTGCGCGTCGACCTCAACGTTCCCGTCGCCGACGGCAAGGTGACCGACGCCACCCGCATCGAGCGCATCGCGCCGACCATCGCCGAGCTCTCGAAAAAGGGGGCAAAGGTGATCCTGCTGGCGCATTTCGGCCGCCCGAAGGACGGTCCTTCGGCCGAGTTCTCGCTGGAGCCGATCGCCCGCGCGACAGCGGAAGTGCTCGGCCGCCCTGTCGGCTTCGCCGCCGACTGCGTCGGCGACAAGGCTGCCGAAGCGGTCGCGGCGATGAAGGACGGCGACGTCCTGCTGCTCGAAAACACCCGCTTCCACAAGGCCGAGGAAAAGAACGAGCCGGCCTTCACCGAGAAGCTCGCCGCCAATGGCGACATCTATGTCAATGACGCCTTTTCCGCCGCGCACCGGGCACATGCCTCCACCGAAGGCCTGGCGCGTCATTTGCCGGCCTATGCCGGCCGCACCATGCAGGCCGAACTCGACGCGTTGGAAAAGGGCCTCGGCAATCCGGTTCGGCCGGTCGTTGCCATCGTCGGCGGCGCCAAGGTCTCGACCAAGATCGACCTCCTGATGAACCTGGTGAAGAAGGTCGACGCGCTGGTGATCGGCGGCGGCATGGCCAACACCTTCCTGGCCGCGCGCGGCACCGATGTCGGCAAGTCGCTCTGCGAGCACGATCTTGCCGGCACAGCCAAGCAGATCATGATCGAGGCGGCGGAAGCCGGCTGCGCCATCGTCCTGCCCGCCGACGGCGTGGTGGCCAAGGAATTCAAGGCTGGTGCGGCGAGCGAGACCGTCGCCATCTCGGACGTGCCGGCCGACGGCATGATCCTCGATGTCGGCGCAAAGACCGTGCAGACCGTCAACGACTGGATCGACCGCGCCGCGACGCTGGTCTGGAACGGTCCGCTCGGCGCCTTCGAGATCGAGCCCTTCGACCGCGCCACGGTGGCGGCGGCAAAGCACGCCGCGGGCCGCACCAAGGCAGGCAAGCTGGTCTCGGTCGCCGGCGGCGGCGACACGGTGGCCGCGCTCAACCACGCCGGCGTCGCCGACGACTTCACCTATGTCTCGACCGCCGGCGGCGCCTTCCTCGAATGGATGGAAGGCAAGCCGCTGCCGGGCGTCGAGGTGCTGAAGCGGTAAACAATCCGAGACCGGCAAAGCCCGCGCGGCTTTCAATCGATTCTAACTTTCCGGCGTCATTCCTTTGGCGGTAGTCTTCTGCTAGCGCGGAACAAACGCAGCCTAGGAGAGCACCCATGAGTGAACGTCTCGAAGATATCGCCGCCGCGATGGTGAGCGGTGGCAAGGGCCTTTTGGCCGCCGATGAGAGCTCCGGCACGATCAAGAAGCGTTTTGACGTCATCGGCGTCGAGTCGACCGCCGACAACAGGCGCGACTATCGCGAGATGATGTTCCGCGCCTCCGACGCGATGTCCAAATACATCTCCGGCGTCATCCTCTATGACGAGACCATCCGCCAGAAGGCCGCCGACGGCACCCCGCTGGTCGACATCATCAAGGCCTCCGGCGCCATTCCCGGCATCAAGGTCGACCTCGGCGCCAAACCTCTTGCCGGCTTTCCCGGCGACACCATCACCGAGGGCCTGGACGGACTGCGCGAGCGGCTTGCCGACTATTACAAGCTCGGTGCCCGCTTCGCCAAATGGCGCGCGGTGATCGATATCGACACCGGCAAGGGCGTGCCCTCGGCCAATTCGATCGCCTCGAATACCCACGCGCTGGCCCGCTACGCCGCGCTCTGTCAGGAGGCCGGCATCGTGCCGATCGTCGAGCCGGAAGTGCTGATGGACGGCGCGCATTCGATCGATACCTGCTACGACGTCACCAAGGCGACGCTGGTCAAGCTCTATGACGAGCTCTACGCGGCGCACGTCGTGCTGGAAGGCTCGATTCTGAAGCCCAACATGGTCATCTCGGGCAAGAAGTCGGGCAAGACCGTCGCGCCCGAGGAAATCGCCGAGAAGACGATAAAGCTGTTCCGCGAAGTGGTGCCGGCGGCAGTGCCGGGCATCGCCTTCCTGTCCGGCGGCCAGGAGGACGAGGAGGCGACCGCCAACCTCAACGCCATCAACGCCATCGGCCCGCATCCGTGGAAGCTGACCTTCTCCTATGGCCGCGCGCTGCAGGCCGCGCCGCAGAAGGCATGGAGCGGCAAGGCCTCGAACGTCGCCGCCGGCCAGGCCGCCTTCACCCACCGCGCCCATATGAACCATCTTGCCGCGCTTGGGAAATGGCAGCCGGCGCTGGAAAAGGCCGCCTGAGGAATCTCTTCCAACAGCCACCAAGAACCCGGGCCAACGGCCCGGGTTTTGTTTTTTGCCGGCAGTGTTCCTACCTCATTCGATGAAACGGCGGCAGCGATGTCGGATCGCGCCGATGTCGAACGTCCTTGGCAGGAGAGGACAGGAGATGGTCATGCAACGCAATGCCGTGGTTTCGCGCGAGGACTGGTTCGAGGCGCACCGAAGGCACCTCGAGCGCGAGAAGGAGCTGACACGCTTCCGCGACCTCGTCGCCGCCGAGCGGCGGCAGTTGCCCTGGTTCAAGCTGCGCAAGGATT
It contains:
- a CDS encoding potassium/proton antiporter, coding for MEHAIYLVTLVGTALIVAAAFSSLIAFRFGAPLLLLFLCIGLATGVDGLGIEFDNARLAYFAGSLALAIILFDSGFGTPLNALRQAAGPALSLATIGVILTTGIFGVAAYYLLGLNWLESSLLGAAVASTDAAAVFFLLRAGEIHLRERVRSTLEVESGTNDPIAIFLTITLVEIIAAHANPEANVLATNLLLGFLANMGVGAIVGVLGGFGIVRLVERLNLDHGLLPIFVLTLSLMVFAAAGAIGGSGFLAVYLAGLIAGNSDIRAVTILKRFQDGMSWLAQIIMFLILGLFATPSQFPAILVPAVLLGLFLIFVARPLAVWLCLIPFRLPRPEVAFVSWVGLRGAVSILLAITPLLGGIEHGRLIFNAAFIIVLVSLVVQGWTVGPLARRLGLIVPARLGPLDKVELELPGSAHHELLAYRVAPGSPVARGERIPRWARPSLVLRDGRSMRFQDMGRLAAGDQVYIFVPDRYPRLLDKLFASRAVVDPEDADFFGAFAVDPARSAAELEAAYAPGLTEAEQKLTVAALVTERLGGRPEYADRVVIGPIELIVRDVDEKGRITGLGLSFEPTAPVARVPVFLSAGEIADRIAAMIRNWRKPAQQQAAEGVPIDTQGPAPDGQKATGEG
- a CDS encoding class I fructose-bisphosphate aldolase; protein product: MSERLEDIAAAMVSGGKGLLAADESSGTIKKRFDVIGVESTADNRRDYREMMFRASDAMSKYISGVILYDETIRQKAADGTPLVDIIKASGAIPGIKVDLGAKPLAGFPGDTITEGLDGLRERLADYYKLGARFAKWRAVIDIDTGKGVPSANSIASNTHALARYAALCQEAGIVPIVEPEVLMDGAHSIDTCYDVTKATLVKLYDELYAAHVVLEGSILKPNMVISGKKSGKTVAPEEIAEKTIKLFREVVPAAVPGIAFLSGGQEDEEATANLNAINAIGPHPWKLTFSYGRALQAAPQKAWSGKASNVAAGQAAFTHRAHMNHLAALGKWQPALEKAA
- a CDS encoding phosphoglycerate kinase; translated protein: MAGFKTLDDIGAVSGKRVLVRVDLNVPVADGKVTDATRIERIAPTIAELSKKGAKVILLAHFGRPKDGPSAEFSLEPIARATAEVLGRPVGFAADCVGDKAAEAVAAMKDGDVLLLENTRFHKAEEKNEPAFTEKLAANGDIYVNDAFSAAHRAHASTEGLARHLPAYAGRTMQAELDALEKGLGNPVRPVVAIVGGAKVSTKIDLLMNLVKKVDALVIGGGMANTFLAARGTDVGKSLCEHDLAGTAKQIMIEAAEAGCAIVLPADGVVAKEFKAGAASETVAISDVPADGMILDVGAKTVQTVNDWIDRAATLVWNGPLGAFEIEPFDRATVAAAKHAAGRTKAGKLVSVAGGGDTVAALNHAGVADDFTYVSTAGGAFLEWMEGKPLPGVEVLKR